A genomic segment from Nocardia cyriacigeorgica GUH-2 encodes:
- a CDS encoding alpha-1,4-glucan--maltose-1-phosphate maltosyltransferase, protein MTGRIAIDDTAPFIPGGRPAKAVVGEVFPVRAVVWSEGHAAVAATLAVRGPGSSRTTRIRMTPDYEPDVFNATFTPNAPGTWTFRIEGWRDPIATWRAAVEAKLAVGQSAADLANDLETGARLFDRAAQAVPKKQFERLRAVAAALRSDDQLPARVAPAFTDEVAEILRVTPLRDLVTRGPQHTVLVERQRALYGAWYEFFPRSTGGRDADGKPVHGSFATAAKDLPRIAGMGFDVVYLPPIHPIGEVNRKGRNNSLTAEPGDVGSPWAIGSAAGGHDSIHPELGTEDDFAEFVAAAERLGLEVALDLALQCAPDHPWVREHPEWFTTLPDGTIAYAENPPKKYQDIYPVDFDNDPDGLYAEVLRVVRHWIGLGVKIFRVDNPHTKPADFWEWLITTVRRTDPDVVFLSEAFTRPARLYGLARRGFSQSYTYFTWRVNKWELTEFGLELAAKADEARPNLFVNTPDILHESLQHGGPGMFAIRAALAATLAPTWGVYSGFELFEHQAVRPGSEEYLDSEKYELRPRPFAEALARGESLEPWLTRLNEIRRAHPALRQLRCLHFHHVDNDALLAYSKFDPATGDAVLVVVNLNPFAAEQGMLSLDLPAIGREWHDHPVVYDEVSGEEYHWAQTNYVRLDPTRAVAHILALPPIPQAARTELAYRRSF, encoded by the coding sequence GTGACCGGCCGCATCGCTATCGATGACACTGCCCCGTTCATCCCCGGAGGCCGGCCCGCCAAGGCCGTCGTCGGCGAGGTGTTCCCGGTGCGCGCGGTGGTGTGGAGTGAAGGACACGCGGCCGTCGCCGCCACGCTCGCGGTGCGCGGACCCGGCTCCTCCCGCACCACCCGCATCCGGATGACGCCGGACTACGAACCCGACGTCTTCAACGCCACTTTCACCCCGAACGCCCCGGGCACCTGGACCTTCCGCATCGAGGGCTGGCGCGATCCGATCGCCACCTGGCGCGCCGCGGTGGAGGCGAAACTGGCGGTCGGCCAGAGCGCTGCCGACCTGGCCAACGATCTGGAAACGGGCGCCCGCCTCTTCGATCGGGCCGCCCAGGCGGTGCCGAAGAAGCAGTTCGAGCGGTTGCGCGCGGTCGCCGCCGCACTGCGCAGCGATGACCAGCTACCGGCCCGGGTGGCGCCCGCGTTCACCGACGAGGTCGCCGAGATCCTGCGCGTGACGCCGTTGCGCGACCTGGTGACCCGCGGCCCGCAGCACACCGTGCTGGTCGAGCGGCAGCGCGCGCTCTACGGCGCATGGTACGAATTCTTCCCCCGCTCCACCGGCGGCCGCGACGCCGACGGCAAGCCCGTGCACGGCAGCTTCGCCACCGCCGCCAAGGACCTGCCGCGCATCGCCGGCATGGGTTTCGACGTGGTCTACCTGCCGCCGATCCACCCCATCGGCGAGGTCAACCGCAAGGGCCGCAACAACTCGCTGACCGCCGAGCCCGGCGATGTCGGCTCGCCGTGGGCCATCGGTTCGGCGGCGGGCGGGCACGACAGCATCCATCCGGAGCTGGGCACCGAGGACGATTTCGCCGAGTTCGTCGCCGCCGCCGAACGGCTCGGCCTCGAAGTGGCGCTCGACCTGGCGCTGCAATGCGCCCCGGACCACCCGTGGGTCCGCGAGCACCCGGAGTGGTTCACCACGCTGCCCGACGGCACCATCGCCTACGCGGAGAATCCGCCGAAGAAATACCAGGACATCTACCCGGTCGACTTCGACAACGACCCCGACGGCCTCTACGCCGAAGTGCTGCGCGTGGTGCGGCATTGGATCGGGTTGGGCGTGAAGATCTTCCGCGTCGACAACCCGCACACCAAACCGGCCGACTTCTGGGAGTGGCTGATCACCACGGTCCGGCGCACCGACCCCGATGTGGTGTTCCTGTCCGAGGCGTTCACCCGGCCGGCCCGGCTGTACGGGCTGGCGCGCCGCGGATTCAGCCAGTCCTACACCTATTTCACCTGGCGGGTGAACAAATGGGAGCTCACCGAATTCGGCCTGGAATTAGCCGCCAAGGCCGACGAGGCCCGCCCCAACCTCTTCGTCAACACCCCCGACATCCTGCACGAGAGCCTGCAACACGGCGGGCCGGGCATGTTCGCCATCCGCGCCGCCCTCGCCGCCACCCTCGCCCCCACCTGGGGCGTGTACTCCGGTTTCGAACTGTTCGAGCACCAGGCGGTGCGCCCGGGTAGCGAGGAGTACCTGGATTCGGAGAAGTACGAGCTGCGCCCGCGCCCCTTCGCCGAGGCGCTGGCCCGCGGCGAATCACTGGAACCCTGGCTGACCAGGCTCAACGAGATCCGCCGCGCCCATCCCGCGCTGCGTCAGCTGCGCTGCCTGCACTTCCACCACGTCGACAACGACGCCCTGCTCGCGTACTCGAAATTCGATCCGGCCACCGGCGACGCCGTCCTCGTTGTGGTGAACCTCAACCCGTTCGCCGCCGAACAGGGCATGCTCTCGCTGGACCTGCCCGCCATCGGCCGCGAATGGCACGACCACCCGGTGGTCTACGACGAGGTCAGCGGCGAGGAATACCACTGGGCGCAGACCAACTACGTGCGGCTGGACCCCACCAGGGCCGTCGCGCACATCCTCGCGCTACCGCCGATCCCGCAGGCTGCGCGCACCGAACTGGCCTACCGCAGGAGCTTCTGA
- the glgB gene encoding 1,4-alpha-glucan branching protein GlgB: MLLAAGTHPDPHTVLGAHPHPDGTVVRVLRPHADTVTARVGDEEHRLDSLGHGVFAGVLPYPELMDYRIVTTYPGGQTVIGADGYRFLPTLGELDLHLIGEGNHQRLWEVLGAHPRRYTTLDGEVHGTSFAVWAPNARGVSVMGDFDGWSGAGTPLRSLGSSGVWEVFVPGVGPGTRYKYRVHGADGRIVDHADPFAFATEVPPATASVITESQHVWTDDAWLADRTTTEPARAPLSVYEVHLGSWRPGLGYRELARQLAEYVRAAGFTHIELLPVAEHPFGGSWGYQVTSYYAPTSRFGTPDDFRAFVDHLHGQGIGVLLDWVPAHFPRDEWALARFDGTPLYEHPDPRRGEQPDWGTYVFDFGRNEVRNFLIANARYWIEEFHIDGLRVDAVASMLYLDYSRPDGEWEPNVHGGRENLEAVDFLTELNDRIHSEHPGVLTIAEESTTWPGVTRATEVGGLGFSMKWNMGWMHDTLGYLGRDPIHRSWHHNEITFSLMYAWSENYVLPISHDEVVHGKGTLWTRMPGDDYAKAAGVRALLAYMWAHPGKQLLFMGQEFGQFREWSHDRGLDWHELDNPLHQGVQRVVRDLNAVYRARPALWSQDTTPGGHSWIEADDREHNVLAFLRYGSDGSVIACVYNFSGSAYDKYRIGLPTAGRWTEILNTDAVEYGGSGMGNLGAVVADEQPWHGRPASAVLALAPSSAVWLAADSS, from the coding sequence ATGCTGCTCGCGGCGGGCACCCACCCCGACCCGCACACCGTCCTCGGTGCCCACCCGCACCCGGACGGCACCGTCGTCCGGGTCCTGCGCCCGCACGCCGACACCGTGACCGCGCGCGTCGGCGACGAGGAGCACCGGCTCGATTCGCTCGGCCACGGCGTGTTCGCCGGTGTGCTGCCGTATCCGGAGCTGATGGACTACCGGATCGTCACCACCTATCCGGGCGGGCAGACCGTCATCGGGGCCGACGGCTACCGGTTCCTGCCGACCCTCGGCGAACTCGACCTGCACCTGATCGGCGAAGGCAACCACCAGCGGCTGTGGGAGGTGCTCGGCGCGCATCCACGCCGCTACACCACCCTCGACGGTGAGGTCCACGGCACCTCGTTCGCGGTGTGGGCGCCCAACGCGCGCGGCGTCAGCGTGATGGGCGATTTCGACGGCTGGAGCGGGGCCGGCACACCCCTGCGGTCGCTGGGCAGCTCCGGTGTCTGGGAGGTGTTCGTGCCCGGCGTCGGGCCCGGGACCCGATACAAATACCGGGTGCACGGCGCGGACGGACGCATCGTCGACCACGCCGACCCATTCGCCTTCGCCACCGAGGTCCCACCCGCGACGGCGTCGGTGATCACCGAATCGCAGCACGTGTGGACCGACGACGCCTGGCTCGCCGACCGCACCACCACCGAACCGGCCCGGGCACCGCTGAGCGTCTACGAAGTGCACCTCGGCTCCTGGCGGCCCGGTCTCGGCTACCGCGAACTCGCCCGGCAGCTGGCCGAATACGTGCGGGCGGCCGGCTTCACCCATATCGAACTGCTGCCCGTCGCCGAACATCCCTTCGGCGGATCCTGGGGCTATCAGGTCACCTCGTACTACGCGCCCACCTCGCGCTTCGGCACACCCGACGACTTCCGCGCCTTCGTCGACCATCTGCACGGCCAGGGCATCGGCGTGCTGCTCGACTGGGTGCCCGCGCATTTCCCGCGCGACGAATGGGCACTGGCCCGCTTCGACGGCACCCCGCTCTACGAACACCCCGACCCGCGCCGCGGCGAACAACCCGACTGGGGCACCTACGTCTTCGACTTCGGCCGCAACGAGGTCCGCAACTTCCTCATCGCCAACGCCCGCTACTGGATCGAGGAATTCCACATCGACGGCCTGCGGGTCGACGCCGTCGCCTCCATGCTCTACCTCGACTACTCCCGCCCCGACGGCGAATGGGAACCCAATGTGCACGGCGGCCGGGAAAACCTCGAGGCCGTCGACTTCCTCACCGAACTCAACGACCGCATCCACAGCGAACACCCGGGCGTGCTCACCATCGCCGAGGAATCCACCACCTGGCCCGGCGTCACCCGCGCCACCGAGGTCGGCGGGCTCGGGTTCTCCATGAAATGGAATATGGGCTGGATGCACGACACCCTGGGCTACCTGGGGCGCGACCCGATCCACCGGTCCTGGCACCACAACGAGATCACCTTCTCGCTGATGTACGCCTGGAGCGAGAACTACGTGCTGCCGATCAGCCACGACGAAGTGGTGCACGGCAAGGGCACGCTGTGGACGCGGATGCCCGGCGACGATTACGCCAAAGCCGCAGGCGTGCGCGCCCTGCTGGCCTACATGTGGGCCCACCCCGGTAAACAACTGCTGTTCATGGGCCAGGAGTTCGGTCAGTTCCGGGAATGGTCACACGATCGCGGGCTGGACTGGCATGAGCTGGACAACCCGCTGCACCAGGGCGTGCAGCGGGTCGTGCGCGACCTCAACGCCGTCTACCGGGCCCGTCCGGCGCTCTGGTCGCAGGACACCACCCCAGGCGGGCATTCCTGGATCGAAGCCGACGACCGCGAGCACAATGTGCTGGCTTTCCTGCGCTACGGCAGCGACGGCTCCGTCATCGCCTGCGTCTACAACTTCTCCGGCTCGGCGTACGACAAGTACCGCATCGGCCTGCCCACCGCCGGCCGCTGGACCGAGATCCTCAATACCGACGCCGTCGAATACGGCGGGTCCGGGATGGGGAACCTCGGCGCGGTCGTGGCGGATGAGCAGCCGTGGCACGGGCGACCGGCGTCGGCGGTACTGGCGTTGGCGCCGTCGAGTGCGGTGTGGCTGGCGGCGGATTCCTCGTAG
- the glgP gene encoding alpha-glucan family phosphorylase: protein MKALRRFTVRAHLPERLSALGELSTNLRWSWHGPTQDLFAELDPARWLEVGHDPVRMLGEVPAERLDELAADPGYTARVDAAAADLREYLQTPGWFQRRGTEVRGVAYFSMEFGVTEVLPNYSGGLGILAGDHLKAASDLGLPLIGVGLLYRSGYFRQSLTADGWQAEHYPALDPQGLPLRLLTVDGSPVLIHVGMPDRRVLRARVWIAQVGRVPLLLLDSDIADNDPELRAVTDRLYGGDQDHRIKQEILAGIGGVRAVRAFTRAEGLPDPDVFHMNEGHAGFLGLERIREYVAAGLDFDAALAAVRAGTVFTTHTPVPAGIDRFPMPMVRRYFGGPHGEAESALLPGLSVDRIVGLGRESDPSVFNMAHMGLRLAQRANGVSQLHGEVSREMFAALWPGFDAAEVPIGSITNGVHAPTWAAREWIDKARERIGAELVEEARGWEKLCDVDAAELWSTRNTLRATLVDEVRRRLRVSWLQRGAAEAELGWIDGVFDPEVLTVGFARRVPTYKRLTLMLRDPDRLRSLLLDPDRPVQLVVAGKSHPADDGGKALIQQVVRFADDPEVRHRIVFLPDYDMSMARYLYWGCDVWLNNPLRPLEACGTSGMKSALNGGLNLSIRDGWWDEMYDGENGWVIPTADGIRDEHRRDDLEAAALYELFERSVAPRFYDRDETGMPVRWVEMVRHTLQTLGPKVLASRMVRDYALEYYAPAAAAGRRAVADDFAGARAVAEYRRRVESAWPSVRVVQVDSAGLPDTPIIGAPLSLTARIDLGGLAPEDVTVQAVLGRVSPADDLSDVTTMPMKHTGSDSGLELFEIETPVSLSGAVGYTVRVLPHSELLASDAELGLVAAPSA, encoded by the coding sequence GTGAAGGCACTGCGTCGGTTCACAGTCCGCGCCCATCTGCCCGAGCGTCTGTCGGCGCTGGGTGAATTGTCGACGAATCTGCGCTGGTCATGGCATGGTCCGACGCAGGATCTGTTCGCCGAGCTCGACCCGGCGCGCTGGCTCGAGGTCGGCCACGACCCGGTGCGGATGCTGGGCGAGGTACCCGCCGAACGGCTCGACGAGCTGGCCGCCGATCCCGGCTACACCGCCCGGGTGGATGCCGCGGCCGCGGATCTGCGCGAGTACCTGCAGACCCCGGGCTGGTTCCAGCGGCGCGGGACCGAGGTGCGCGGGGTGGCGTATTTCTCGATGGAGTTCGGCGTCACCGAGGTCTTGCCGAACTACTCCGGCGGCCTCGGCATCCTCGCGGGCGATCACCTCAAGGCCGCCTCCGATCTGGGTCTGCCGCTCATCGGGGTAGGGCTGCTGTATCGCTCGGGATACTTCCGGCAGTCGCTGACCGCCGACGGCTGGCAGGCCGAGCACTACCCGGCGCTGGATCCGCAGGGTCTGCCGCTGCGACTGCTGACCGTCGACGGCTCGCCGGTGCTGATCCACGTGGGCATGCCCGATCGCCGGGTGTTGCGGGCCCGGGTGTGGATCGCACAGGTCGGGCGGGTGCCGCTGCTGCTGCTGGATTCCGATATCGCCGACAACGATCCGGAGCTGCGCGCGGTCACCGACCGGCTCTACGGCGGCGATCAGGACCATCGCATCAAACAGGAGATCCTGGCCGGCATCGGTGGTGTGCGCGCGGTGCGTGCGTTCACCCGCGCCGAGGGACTGCCCGATCCGGACGTGTTCCATATGAACGAGGGCCACGCCGGTTTCCTCGGGCTCGAGCGGATCCGCGAATACGTCGCGGCCGGATTGGATTTCGACGCGGCGCTGGCGGCGGTGCGGGCCGGCACCGTGTTCACCACCCATACGCCGGTGCCCGCGGGTATCGACCGGTTCCCGATGCCGATGGTGCGCAGGTATTTCGGTGGCCCGCACGGGGAAGCCGAATCGGCGTTGCTGCCCGGGTTGTCGGTGGATCGCATCGTCGGGTTGGGGCGTGAGTCGGATCCGTCGGTGTTCAACATGGCGCATATGGGTCTGCGGCTGGCGCAGCGCGCGAACGGGGTGTCGCAGCTGCACGGCGAGGTCAGCCGGGAGATGTTCGCCGCGCTGTGGCCCGGATTCGATGCCGCGGAGGTGCCGATCGGCTCGATCACCAATGGCGTGCACGCGCCCACCTGGGCGGCGCGCGAGTGGATCGACAAGGCCCGCGAGCGGATCGGTGCCGAGCTGGTGGAGGAGGCGCGCGGCTGGGAGAAGCTGTGTGACGTCGACGCCGCCGAACTCTGGTCGACCCGCAATACCCTGCGCGCCACCCTGGTCGACGAGGTGCGCCGCCGGCTGCGGGTGTCGTGGTTGCAGCGCGGGGCGGCCGAGGCCGAATTGGGCTGGATCGACGGCGTATTCGATCCCGAGGTACTGACCGTCGGATTCGCCCGCCGCGTGCCCACCTACAAGCGGCTGACGCTGATGCTGCGCGACCCCGACCGCCTGCGTTCGCTGCTGCTCGATCCGGACCGGCCGGTGCAGCTGGTCGTCGCCGGAAAGAGCCACCCCGCCGACGACGGCGGCAAGGCGCTCATCCAGCAGGTGGTGCGGTTCGCCGACGATCCCGAGGTGCGCCACCGCATCGTCTTCCTGCCCGACTACGACATGTCGATGGCCCGATACCTGTACTGGGGCTGCGATGTGTGGTTGAACAATCCGCTGCGCCCGCTCGAGGCCTGCGGTACCTCCGGGATGAAGTCGGCGCTCAACGGCGGGCTCAACCTGTCCATCCGGGACGGCTGGTGGGACGAGATGTACGACGGGGAGAACGGCTGGGTCATCCCCACCGCCGACGGCATCCGCGACGAGCACCGCCGCGACGACCTCGAGGCCGCCGCCCTCTACGAATTGTTCGAACGCTCGGTGGCCCCGCGCTTCTACGACCGCGACGAGACCGGGATGCCGGTGCGCTGGGTGGAGATGGTGCGCCACACCCTCCAGACCCTGGGCCCGAAGGTGCTGGCCTCGCGGATGGTGCGCGATTACGCGCTGGAGTACTACGCGCCCGCCGCGGCCGCCGGCCGTCGCGCGGTCGCCGATGATTTCGCCGGTGCCCGCGCCGTGGCCGAATACCGGCGGCGAGTGGAGTCGGCGTGGCCGTCGGTGCGGGTGGTGCAGGTCGACAGCGCGGGCCTGCCGGACACGCCGATCATCGGCGCGCCGCTGTCGTTGACGGCGCGGATCGATCTCGGTGGGCTGGCCCCGGAGGACGTCACGGTGCAGGCGGTGCTCGGGCGGGTCTCGCCGGCCGACGACCTGTCCGATGTCACCACCATGCCGATGAAGCACACCGGTTCCGACTCCGGTCTCGAGCTGTTCGAGATCGAAACGCCGGTGTCGCTGTCGGGGGCGGTGGGCTACACGGTGCGGGTGCTGCCACACAGCGAGCTGCTGGCCTCTGATGCCGAGTTGGGGTTGGTCGCCGCACCCAGCGCGTGA
- a CDS encoding NCS2 family permease, whose amino-acid sequence MAIDVLTRTRGHIDNYFGVSSNGSTVKRELMAGTVTFLAMSYVLAVNPSVLGDHGVLGELGIPTQAVFTATAVAAVFGTLVMGLWAKYPVALAPGMGLNAFFAYSVVLGMGIPWQVALSGTFLSGVIFFILAVTKIRERILNAIPMQMKLAVGAGIGMFVAFLGLKNAGIVVANEATFVALGDFTKGTTLLALFGLVVTVVFVVLGWHGAVLYGIVLTTIVGMISGLVDLPDGIAALPRGLDETFGQAIIHLPDAFTGQMIVVVLTMLFVDFFDASGTLIGVANQAGLLDKDGKLPRAASALAADSVGTTAGAIIGTSTTTAYVESTAGVSAGGRTGLTAVATAGWFAVAMFCFPVFEVVAKSGAVSSAALIVVGVLMARSLGEIDWQRLEFAVPAFITIIMMPLTYSIANGLAMGMLFYPVVMVAKGKIKEVHPAMWALMVIFLGYFFFLAE is encoded by the coding sequence ATGGCCATCGACGTGCTGACCCGAACCCGGGGTCATATCGATAACTATTTCGGTGTCAGCTCGAACGGCTCGACCGTCAAACGGGAGCTGATGGCGGGCACCGTCACGTTCCTGGCCATGTCGTATGTGCTGGCGGTGAACCCGTCGGTGCTCGGCGACCACGGCGTCCTCGGTGAGCTGGGCATTCCCACCCAGGCGGTATTCACCGCGACGGCGGTGGCGGCGGTGTTCGGCACGCTGGTGATGGGGTTGTGGGCCAAGTATCCGGTCGCGCTGGCGCCGGGCATGGGCCTCAACGCGTTCTTCGCCTATTCGGTGGTGCTCGGGATGGGGATTCCGTGGCAGGTGGCGTTGTCGGGGACGTTCCTGTCGGGTGTCATCTTCTTCATTCTCGCGGTGACCAAGATTCGCGAACGCATCCTGAACGCGATTCCGATGCAGATGAAGCTCGCGGTCGGGGCGGGTATCGGCATGTTCGTGGCGTTCCTCGGGTTGAAGAACGCAGGCATCGTGGTCGCCAACGAGGCCACCTTCGTCGCGCTCGGTGATTTCACCAAGGGCACCACCCTGCTCGCGCTGTTCGGTCTGGTGGTCACGGTGGTGTTCGTGGTGCTCGGCTGGCACGGCGCGGTGCTCTACGGCATCGTGCTGACCACCATCGTCGGCATGATCAGCGGGCTGGTGGATCTGCCCGATGGCATCGCCGCGCTGCCGCGCGGGCTGGACGAGACCTTCGGCCAGGCGATCATCCATCTGCCCGATGCCTTCACCGGTCAGATGATCGTCGTGGTGCTGACCATGCTGTTCGTCGATTTCTTCGATGCCTCCGGCACTCTCATCGGCGTCGCGAACCAGGCCGGGCTGCTGGACAAGGACGGCAAGCTGCCGCGCGCGGCCAGTGCGCTGGCCGCCGATTCGGTGGGCACCACGGCCGGCGCGATCATCGGCACCTCCACCACCACGGCCTATGTGGAGTCGACCGCGGGCGTGTCCGCGGGTGGGCGCACCGGGCTGACGGCGGTGGCGACGGCGGGCTGGTTCGCGGTGGCGATGTTCTGTTTCCCGGTGTTCGAGGTGGTCGCGAAGTCCGGTGCGGTCTCGTCGGCGGCGCTGATCGTCGTCGGGGTGCTGATGGCGCGTTCGCTCGGTGAGATCGATTGGCAGCGGCTCGAGTTCGCGGTGCCCGCGTTCATCACGATCATCATGATGCCGCTGACCTATTCGATCGCGAACGGCCTGGCCATGGGCATGCTGTTCTATCCGGTGGTGATGGTCGCCAAGGGCAAGATCAAAGAGGTCCACCCGGCCATGTGGGCGCTGATGGTGATTTTCCTCGGATACTTCTTCTTCCTCGCGGAATAG
- a CDS encoding DoxX family protein: protein MTTNSTLERLNVTTRYDNVSSDIGLLVLRVVFGGLLAAHGAQKLFGWFDGPGLSANNANFEAMGYNPGDLFGTLAGLSEFFGGLLLLLGLFTPLAAAVVLGTMINVIHVMWGGGMLDAAAGYEMGLLFATVAVAVAFTGPGRFSLDHGRAWYRAGFAWGVGAVALAVATGVLTLILKGLL from the coding sequence ATGACCACCAACTCGACGCTCGAGCGTCTGAACGTCACCACTCGCTACGACAACGTCTCTTCCGATATCGGTCTGCTGGTGCTGCGGGTCGTCTTCGGCGGCCTGCTCGCCGCCCACGGCGCCCAGAAGCTGTTCGGCTGGTTCGACGGCCCCGGCCTGTCGGCCAACAACGCGAACTTCGAGGCCATGGGCTACAACCCGGGTGATCTGTTCGGCACCCTGGCCGGGCTGAGCGAATTCTTCGGCGGTCTGCTGTTGCTGCTGGGCCTGTTCACCCCGCTGGCCGCGGCGGTCGTGCTCGGCACCATGATCAACGTCATCCACGTGATGTGGGGCGGCGGCATGTTGGACGCGGCCGCCGGCTACGAGATGGGCCTGCTGTTCGCGACCGTCGCGGTGGCCGTGGCCTTCACCGGACCGGGCCGGTTCTCGCTCGATCACGGGCGCGCCTGGTACCGCGCCGGTTTCGCGTGGGGCGTCGGTGCGGTGGCGCTGGCCGTCGCGACCGGTGTGCTGACGCTGATCCTCAAGGGTCTGCTGTAA